A stretch of Vibrio aphrogenes DNA encodes these proteins:
- the parE gene encoding DNA topoisomerase IV subunit B encodes MTEQYNAGAIEVLNGLEPVRRRPGMYTDTVRPNHLAQEVIDNSVDEALAGHASKVQVTLFADQSIEVTDDGRGMPVDIHPEEKISGVELIFCKLHAGGKFSNKSYQFSGGLHGVGISVVNALSKRVEVQIRRDGQVYEIAFENGDKVKELEVTGTCGRRNTGTSVHFWPDTSFFDSGNFSVSRLINNLRAKAVLCPGLEIEFIDKVNGNTHKWYYEDGLKDYLVEGVKGFPVLPEEPFTGEFTGQIEAANWAIIWLPEGGDLITESYVNLIPTAQGGTHVNGLRQGLLDAMREFCEFRNLLPRGVKLTGDDIFDRCAYVLSIKMQDPQFAGQTKERLSSRQSAAFVSGVVKDAFSLWLNEKPQIAELLAEACIASAHRRMRASKKVVRKKVASGPALPGKLTDCSVQDLNRTELFLVEGDSAGGSAKQARDREFQAIMPLRGKILNTWEVSSDQVLASDEVHNISIALGIDPDTDNLDGLRYGKICILADADSDGLHIATLLCALFMRHFESLVRAGHVYVAMPPLFRIDCGKEVFYALDEGEKDGILERLSNKKAKINVQRFKGLGEMNPLQLRETTMDPNTRRLVQLTIDDNEQTIEMMDMLLGKKRAEDRRNWLQAYGDQADVEL; translated from the coding sequence ATGACTGAACAATATAATGCTGGTGCGATTGAAGTTCTGAACGGTCTTGAGCCGGTTCGTCGTCGCCCAGGAATGTATACCGACACTGTGCGCCCGAATCACTTGGCACAAGAAGTTATTGATAACAGTGTCGATGAAGCCCTAGCAGGACATGCCTCTAAAGTTCAAGTAACGTTATTTGCCGATCAATCTATTGAAGTGACCGATGACGGTCGTGGTATGCCAGTCGACATTCACCCTGAAGAAAAAATCTCAGGGGTGGAACTGATTTTCTGTAAATTGCATGCGGGTGGTAAATTCTCGAATAAAAGCTATCAGTTCTCTGGTGGTTTGCACGGGGTCGGCATTTCGGTTGTGAACGCACTCTCTAAGCGTGTGGAAGTTCAGATCCGACGTGATGGCCAAGTGTATGAAATTGCCTTTGAAAATGGTGATAAGGTTAAAGAATTAGAAGTCACGGGAACTTGCGGACGACGTAATACTGGTACCAGTGTGCATTTTTGGCCAGACACTTCTTTCTTCGATTCAGGTAATTTTTCAGTAAGTCGGTTGATTAATAATTTACGAGCGAAAGCGGTTTTATGCCCTGGACTTGAAATTGAATTTATCGATAAAGTGAACGGCAATACCCATAAATGGTATTACGAAGATGGCCTAAAAGATTACTTGGTCGAAGGGGTTAAGGGATTCCCTGTTTTACCTGAAGAGCCATTTACTGGTGAGTTTACAGGTCAAATCGAAGCGGCCAATTGGGCGATCATCTGGTTACCTGAAGGCGGCGATCTTATTACCGAAAGCTACGTTAACCTGATTCCAACTGCGCAAGGTGGTACTCACGTCAATGGTTTACGCCAAGGTTTACTGGATGCGATGCGTGAGTTTTGTGAATTTCGAAACTTATTACCACGTGGCGTGAAATTGACCGGGGATGATATTTTCGATCGTTGTGCTTACGTGTTATCGATCAAAATGCAAGACCCACAATTTGCAGGGCAAACCAAAGAACGTTTATCGTCTCGTCAATCTGCGGCTTTCGTTTCAGGCGTGGTCAAAGATGCCTTTAGTTTATGGCTGAATGAAAAACCACAAATTGCCGAATTATTAGCAGAAGCTTGTATTGCCAGCGCTCATCGTCGTATGCGTGCCAGTAAAAAAGTGGTGCGTAAAAAAGTGGCCTCAGGTCCAGCACTCCCTGGTAAGCTGACCGATTGCTCAGTGCAAGATTTAAATCGTACCGAATTATTCTTGGTGGAAGGGGACTCGGCAGGTGGCTCGGCCAAACAAGCGCGCGATCGTGAATTCCAAGCGATTATGCCTTTGCGTGGTAAGATCTTAAATACGTGGGAAGTATCATCGGATCAAGTTCTGGCCTCTGATGAAGTGCATAATATCTCGATTGCCCTTGGGATTGACCCTGATACCGATAATCTTGATGGCTTGCGCTATGGGAAAATTTGTATTCTAGCCGATGCGGACTCCGATGGTTTGCATATCGCGACCTTATTATGTGCGTTGTTTATGCGTCACTTTGAATCTTTAGTACGTGCAGGCCATGTGTATGTGGCAATGCCGCCCTTATTCCGCATTGACTGTGGGAAAGAGGTTTTTTACGCCTTAGATGAAGGTGAGAAAGACGGTATTTTAGAGCGTTTAAGCAATAAGAAAGCCAAGATCAACGTACAACGATTTAAAGGTTTGGGTGAGATGAACCCATTGCAATTACGTGAAACGACTATGGATCCTAACACTCGTCGCTTGGTGCAATTGACCATTGATGATAATGAGCAAACCATTGAAATGATGGATATGCTATTGGGTAAAAAGCGCGCGGAAGACCGCCGTAACTGGCTTCAGGCCTACGGTGACCAAGCGGATGTTGAGCTATAA
- the parC gene encoding DNA topoisomerase IV subunit A, whose translation MSSEMTFDGVEQLTLRKFTEDAYLNYSMYVIMDRALPYVGDGLKPVQRRIIYAMSELGLSAAAKYKKSARTVGDVLGKYHPHGDSACYEAMVLMAQPFSYRYPLVDGQGNWGAPDDPKSFAAMRYTEAKLSKFAEVLLGELGQGTVEWTPNFDGTMKEPKMLPARLPHILLNGITGIAVGMATDIPPHNVREIANAAIHLIDNPKAELSEIMTHVKGPDYPTEAEIISPAADIEKIYRNGRGSIKMRAVWHKESSDIVITALPHQVSGAKLLEQIANQMRAKKLPMVDDLRDESDHENPTRIVIVPRSNRVDCDQLMNHLFASTDLEKNYRVNLNMIGLDNRPEVKGLVKILQEWLEFRKTTVRRRLQYRLDKVLDRLHILEGLLVAYLNLDEVIEIIRTEDEPKEVLMARFGITEIQANAILDTRLRNLAKLEEMKLRGEQDELEKERQKLEQLLGSERRLNTLIKKEIQADAEKYGDDRRSPLVERAEAKALTERDLIPSEPITVVLSEKGWIRHAKGHDVDPASLNYKSGDEYLAHAHGKSNQQAVFLGTDGRSYSLESHSLPSARSQGEPITGRLGIAEGSHVRQVVMGEDEQLWLIASDAGYGFVCKGSDLLSKNRSGKALINLPENSEVLPPSPISDLDKDEILVITNDGRMLLFPIKDLPQLSKGKGNKIINIPSAKAKTREEVVSQLIAIPYGVSVTLYAGKRKLGLKPIDLDNFRGERGRRGGKLPRGLQRVTKIEVDHPESAE comes from the coding sequence ATGAGTTCTGAAATGACATTTGATGGCGTTGAACAGCTGACGTTACGCAAATTTACTGAAGATGCGTATCTTAACTATTCAATGTATGTAATTATGGACCGCGCTTTACCTTACGTAGGCGATGGTCTGAAACCGGTGCAGCGTCGTATTATTTACGCGATGTCTGAGCTTGGCCTTTCTGCGGCGGCAAAATATAAAAAATCGGCTCGTACCGTGGGGGATGTGTTAGGTAAATACCATCCACATGGTGATTCAGCCTGTTATGAAGCCATGGTTTTGATGGCGCAACCCTTCTCTTATCGTTATCCGCTGGTGGATGGTCAAGGTAACTGGGGTGCCCCAGATGATCCGAAATCGTTCGCGGCGATGCGTTATACCGAAGCGAAATTATCTAAGTTTGCTGAAGTTCTATTAGGTGAATTGGGTCAAGGTACGGTGGAATGGACACCAAACTTTGATGGCACCATGAAAGAGCCAAAAATGTTGCCAGCTCGTTTGCCGCACATTTTATTAAACGGCATTACCGGAATTGCCGTTGGTATGGCAACCGACATTCCTCCGCATAACGTGCGTGAAATTGCCAATGCTGCAATCCATTTAATTGATAACCCTAAAGCCGAATTATCGGAAATCATGACCCATGTAAAAGGCCCTGATTATCCAACCGAAGCGGAAATTATTTCACCTGCAGCGGATATTGAAAAGATCTATCGTAACGGTCGTGGCAGTATCAAGATGCGTGCGGTATGGCATAAAGAAAGCAGTGATATTGTGATCACCGCGTTGCCTCATCAAGTTTCTGGTGCGAAGTTACTAGAACAAATTGCCAACCAAATGCGCGCCAAAAAGCTGCCGATGGTGGATGATCTGCGTGATGAGTCGGATCATGAAAACCCAACTCGTATCGTGATCGTTCCTCGCTCTAACCGTGTGGATTGCGATCAGTTGATGAACCACTTATTTGCTTCTACTGATCTTGAAAAGAACTATCGTGTTAACCTCAACATGATCGGTTTAGATAATCGCCCTGAAGTAAAAGGCTTGGTCAAGATCCTTCAAGAGTGGCTTGAGTTCCGTAAAACCACGGTTCGTCGACGCTTACAGTATCGCCTAGATAAAGTGTTAGATCGCCTGCACATCTTGGAAGGTTTATTGGTTGCCTACCTTAACTTGGATGAGGTAATTGAGATCATTCGTACCGAAGATGAGCCCAAAGAAGTATTGATGGCTCGCTTTGGGATTACTGAGATCCAAGCGAATGCTATCTTAGATACGCGTTTACGTAACTTAGCCAAATTAGAAGAAATGAAGCTACGTGGCGAGCAAGATGAGCTTGAAAAAGAACGTCAAAAACTTGAACAACTACTGGGTTCTGAACGTCGTTTAAATACTTTGATCAAAAAAGAGATTCAAGCCGACGCAGAAAAATACGGTGATGATCGTCGCTCGCCATTAGTTGAACGTGCAGAAGCCAAAGCATTAACGGAACGCGACTTGATCCCAAGCGAACCAATTACAGTCGTACTTTCAGAAAAAGGTTGGATTCGCCATGCGAAAGGGCACGATGTTGATCCAGCCTCACTCAACTATAAGTCAGGTGATGAGTATCTTGCTCATGCCCATGGTAAGAGTAACCAACAGGCCGTGTTCTTAGGCACGGATGGGCGCAGTTATTCATTAGAGTCTCATTCGCTCCCATCAGCCCGTAGCCAAGGTGAGCCGATTACTGGACGTCTAGGGATTGCGGAAGGTAGCCATGTTCGCCAAGTTGTGATGGGTGAAGATGAGCAACTATGGTTGATTGCCTCGGATGCCGGTTATGGTTTTGTGTGTAAAGGTTCAGATTTACTATCGAAAAACCGTAGTGGTAAGGCGTTAATTAATTTACCTGAAAACTCAGAAGTATTACCACCAAGTCCTATTTCAGATCTGGATAAAGATGAGATTTTGGTGATCACCAATGATGGCCGAATGCTCTTATTCCCAATTAAAGATTTGCCGCAATTAAGTAAAGGGAAAGGTAATAAGATCATTAATATTCCATCGGCTAAAGCTAAAACTCGTGAAGAAGTAGTCTCGCAGTTGATCGCCATCCCTTATGGTGTCAGTGTGACCTTGTATGCGGGTAAGCGTAAGCTTGGATTAAAACCGATTGATCTAGATAACTTCCGTGGCGAACGTGGTCGTCGAGGAGGCAAACTGCCTAGAGGCTTACAACGTGTCACGAAAATCGAAGTGGATCATCCTGAATCTGCCGAGTAA
- a CDS encoding NupC/NupG family nucleoside CNT transporter, which yields MVYLQFFFALLVVTGLALLGSRNRSEIKIRYILQLLLVEIALAFFFLHSDVGTGIIRSISAGFEALMEFAAQGTNFVFGGLLNAGEFSFFLNVLMPIVLISALIGILQHIKLLPIVIQAIGFVLSKVNGMGRLESFNAISALMVGQSENFITYKDILGKMSEKRMYTLAATAMSTVSMSIVGSYMQLIDPKYVVTALILNMFSSFTILSLINPYDYDAEVDFNDMVKQGQDEQPKDSFFEMLGEYILTGFKVAVIVAAMLIGFIALIALINHGFDLVFGITFQAVLGYVFYPIAWLIGVPSSEALQAGSIMATKLVTNEFVAMLELKDQAANLSEITVGTLSIFLVSFANFSSIGIIAGAVKGVNEEKGNMVAKFGLRLLYGATLVSILSAIIANFVFSL from the coding sequence ATGGTATATTTACAATTCTTCTTTGCGTTATTGGTTGTGACTGGGCTGGCTTTGTTAGGAAGCCGAAATCGTTCAGAGATTAAGATTCGCTATATCTTGCAATTATTACTTGTTGAAATAGCGCTGGCTTTCTTCTTTCTTCATTCTGATGTGGGAACTGGGATTATTCGCTCCATCTCTGCTGGGTTTGAAGCATTAATGGAATTTGCCGCACAAGGTACCAACTTTGTATTTGGTGGTTTGCTGAATGCGGGTGAGTTTAGCTTTTTCCTCAACGTATTGATGCCGATAGTGTTGATTTCCGCTTTGATTGGTATTTTACAACACATCAAATTACTTCCTATTGTGATCCAAGCGATTGGCTTTGTATTGTCGAAAGTGAATGGTATGGGGCGGTTAGAGTCATTTAACGCGATCAGTGCGCTTATGGTGGGTCAATCAGAAAACTTTATTACCTATAAAGACATTCTCGGCAAAATGTCTGAAAAACGTATGTATACACTTGCGGCCACCGCGATGTCGACGGTATCGATGTCGATTGTCGGCTCTTATATGCAATTGATTGACCCTAAATATGTCGTAACGGCTTTGATTCTAAATATGTTCAGTAGTTTTACGATTTTATCTTTGATTAACCCTTATGATTACGATGCGGAAGTCGATTTTAATGACATGGTTAAGCAAGGGCAGGACGAGCAACCTAAAGACAGTTTCTTTGAAATGTTAGGTGAGTATATTCTTACTGGGTTCAAAGTGGCGGTGATTGTGGCTGCGATGTTAATTGGCTTTATTGCCTTAATTGCCTTAATCAACCATGGTTTTGATTTAGTGTTCGGGATTACGTTCCAAGCGGTACTCGGTTATGTATTTTATCCGATTGCTTGGCTGATTGGAGTGCCAAGTTCAGAGGCGTTACAAGCGGGCAGCATTATGGCGACTAAATTAGTGACTAATGAATTTGTTGCGATGCTGGAGCTCAAAGATCAAGCCGCAAACTTATCGGAAATCACTGTCGGGACTTTATCCATTTTTCTGGTGTCTTTTGCAAACTTTAGCTCCATTGGCATCATCGCTGGTGCGGTCAAAGGGGTCAATGAAGAAAAAGGCAATATGGTGGCAAAATTTGGCTTGAGATTGCTGTATGGCGCAACGTTAGTCAGCATTTTATCGGCAATTATCGCCAACTTTGTGTTTAGTTTGTAG
- the degS gene encoding outer membrane-stress sensor serine endopeptidase DegS, which produces MVNFLLRPILIGLATAVVILFAVPSLRQDILHIESEPKAETFDDMQISFSHAVHRAGPAVANIYSRQYVEGDRLKLKTQGLGSGVIVSDKGYIITNYHVVAQADQIVVALQDGRVSSAQLVGSDKRTDIAVLKVEMNNLPVIPQNPDSNSKVGDVVLAIGNPYNLGQTTTFGIISAIGRSSVSADGRQAFIQTDAAINKGNSGGALVNTLGELIGINTASFQQATDLETYGISFAIPYKLAHKIMTKIIADGRVIRGYIGIDAQDMNAVAARLLGIDYVNGIVVLSIAEGSPADKATLKEKDVIVGIDGKKVINSQSVLDMVAEFRPGTVVNFDILRDGKSLTLPVTIAEDPRD; this is translated from the coding sequence ATGGTTAATTTTTTGCTGCGACCTATTCTTATTGGCCTAGCAACCGCTGTCGTAATTTTATTCGCAGTACCATCGTTACGTCAGGATATTTTGCATATTGAATCGGAACCTAAAGCTGAAACTTTTGATGATATGCAAATTTCATTTAGCCATGCGGTCCATCGAGCAGGTCCTGCTGTCGCCAATATTTATAGCCGACAATATGTTGAAGGCGACCGCTTAAAACTCAAAACCCAAGGCTTAGGCTCTGGCGTTATCGTGTCCGATAAAGGGTATATCATTACCAATTACCATGTGGTAGCTCAAGCCGATCAAATTGTTGTGGCATTGCAAGATGGTCGAGTATCCAGTGCTCAATTGGTGGGCTCTGACAAACGCACAGATATTGCTGTTCTCAAAGTTGAAATGAATAATTTACCGGTGATCCCACAAAACCCCGACTCTAACTCCAAAGTTGGCGATGTGGTATTAGCCATAGGTAATCCTTACAACTTAGGACAAACCACCACCTTTGGCATTATTTCAGCCATCGGCCGCTCCTCCGTCAGTGCTGATGGACGACAAGCCTTTATCCAAACCGATGCGGCAATCAACAAGGGAAACTCTGGCGGCGCTTTAGTGAATACCTTAGGTGAGTTAATCGGAATTAATACGGCTTCATTCCAACAAGCAACAGACTTGGAAACCTATGGTATTTCTTTTGCGATTCCTTATAAATTAGCCCATAAGATCATGACAAAAATTATTGCCGATGGTCGAGTAATTCGTGGTTACATTGGTATCGACGCTCAAGATATGAATGCGGTTGCCGCTCGCTTGCTGGGTATTGATTATGTTAATGGTATCGTGGTTCTCAGTATTGCCGAAGGTTCACCTGCCGATAAAGCGACGCTCAAAGAAAAAGATGTCATCGTGGGAATTGATGGTAAAAAAGTCATTAATAGTCAAAGTGTTTTAGACATGGTGGCAGAGTTTCGTCCCGGCACCGTAGTTAACTTCGATATTTTACGAGATGGCAAATCTCTAACATTACCCGTTACGATTGCTGAAGACCCTAGAGATTAA
- a CDS encoding Do family serine endopeptidase, translating into MKKPLLVLSAISLSLSAVLTPVSASATLPTSLNGQEMPSLAPMLEQVTPAVVSVLVEGKKHASGQSIPEQFRFFFGPDFPVPAQPERQFRGLGSGVIIDANKGYIVTNYHVINEADKIQVALSDGREIKATLIGGDKLSDIAILKLEKSVSGLTQIKMADSDQLRVGDFAVAIGNPFGLGQTVTSGIISALGRSGLNIENFENFIQTDAAINTGNSGGALVNLKGELVGINTAILGPNGGNVGIGFAIPSNMVKNLTEQIIEFGGVKRGILGIQGGEITPDLAEAMGYDSSKGAFVSQVMPNSAAEKAGLKAGDVLVSINDKKINTFGELRAKIATIGAGKTVKIGIIRDGKNITKNVTLGEAEQIQANAAELHPGLDGAKFSNTDSHDPIAGVKITDITKGSAAERYQLQAGDIIIGVNRTRVKNLAQMQKVLEQKTNILALNIQRGERTIYLVVQ; encoded by the coding sequence TGAGTGCTATCTCATTAAGCCTTAGTGCTGTTTTAACCCCGGTGTCAGCCAGTGCTACCCTTCCGACGTCATTAAATGGCCAAGAAATGCCGAGCCTTGCTCCTATGCTTGAGCAAGTGACTCCGGCTGTAGTTTCTGTGCTCGTAGAAGGCAAGAAACACGCTAGTGGACAATCCATTCCAGAGCAATTCCGCTTCTTCTTTGGACCAGACTTCCCCGTTCCAGCTCAACCTGAACGTCAATTCAGAGGTCTAGGCTCTGGCGTCATTATTGATGCGAATAAAGGCTATATTGTGACTAATTATCATGTCATTAATGAAGCCGATAAAATCCAAGTAGCCCTATCCGATGGCCGAGAAATAAAAGCCACATTAATTGGTGGTGATAAACTGTCAGATATCGCCATTCTAAAACTCGAAAAGAGCGTATCCGGTTTAACTCAAATTAAAATGGCTGACTCTGATCAACTGCGCGTTGGTGATTTTGCAGTCGCAATAGGTAACCCATTTGGTTTAGGACAAACTGTTACCTCAGGGATCATTTCAGCATTAGGTCGTAGTGGGCTTAATATTGAAAACTTTGAAAACTTTATTCAAACCGATGCCGCTATTAACACCGGCAACTCAGGTGGAGCCTTAGTCAACCTGAAAGGTGAACTGGTCGGAATTAACACCGCTATCTTAGGGCCAAATGGTGGTAATGTCGGTATTGGTTTTGCCATCCCATCCAATATGGTGAAAAACTTAACCGAACAAATCATTGAGTTTGGTGGCGTTAAGCGTGGCATATTAGGCATCCAAGGGGGAGAGATCACCCCAGACCTTGCCGAAGCAATGGGCTACGACAGCAGTAAAGGTGCCTTTGTAAGTCAAGTCATGCCCAACAGCGCAGCAGAAAAAGCAGGCTTAAAAGCGGGTGATGTTTTAGTTTCGATTAATGATAAGAAGATCAACACCTTTGGTGAATTACGTGCCAAAATTGCCACCATTGGTGCAGGGAAAACCGTCAAGATAGGCATCATCCGTGATGGTAAAAATATCACTAAAAATGTCACCCTAGGGGAAGCAGAACAAATCCAAGCCAATGCTGCCGAACTGCATCCGGGGCTTGATGGTGCCAAATTTAGTAATACTGACAGCCACGATCCAATTGCTGGCGTCAAGATTACCGACATCACGAAAGGCTCAGCGGCGGAACGTTATCAACTGCAAGCAGGCGATATCATTATTGGCGTAAATAGGACTCGCGTGAAGAATTTAGCACAAATGCAAAAAGTCCTTGAGCAAAAAACCAATATCTTGGCCTTGAACATTCAACGAGGAGAACGCACTATTTACTTAGTGGTTCAATAA